The following proteins are encoded in a genomic region of Ctenopharyngodon idella isolate HZGC_01 chromosome 12, HZGC01, whole genome shotgun sequence:
- the vps25 gene encoding vacuolar protein-sorting-associated protein 25, whose translation MSFEWPWQYNFPPFFTLQPNVDTRQKQLAAWCSLVLSYCRQRKLYTLDVLEAQESPVFNNKKIERKLSVEAIQVVFEELRKKGNLEWLDKNKSRCLIMWRRPEEWGKLIYQWVSKNGMVNSVFTLYELSNGDDTENEEFHGLEDWMLLRSLQALQADGKAEIISMDDGKGVKFF comes from the exons ATGAGTTTTGAGTGGCCCTGGCAGTATAACTTTCCTCCATTTTTTAC ATTGCAGCCAAATGTTGACACGAGACAGAAGCAGTTGGCGGCATGGTGTTCACTCGTGCTGTCTTACTGTCGTCAGCGCAAGCTCTACACACTGGACGTGCTCGAGGCGCAGGAAAGCCCTGTGTTCAACAACAAGAAAATTGAGA GAAAACTTTCAGTTGAAGCCATACAAGTAGTTTTTGaagaactgagaaaaaaag GAAACCTGGAATGGTtggataaaaataaatcacGATGTCTTATAATGTGGAGGAGACCAGAGGAGTGGGGCAAACTCATTTATCAATGG GTTTCCAAAAATGGCATGGTCAACTCAGTGTTTACACTTTATGAACTCTCTAATGGGGATGACACAGAAAATGAAG AGTTCCATGGATTGGAGGATTGGATGTTGCTGCGTTCACTGCAGGCCCTGCAGGCTGATGGGAAAGCAGAAATTATCTCTATGGATGATGGAAAAGGAGTCAAGTTCTTTTGA